The following proteins are encoded in a genomic region of Pagrus major chromosome 16, Pma_NU_1.0:
- the LOC141010324 gene encoding uncharacterized protein has product MFTPTYEESDNSEAEPKSDHQLLSNNSHVAESQDQKGGKHGDSGSAGDGEPKQKKRHQGSKSHSDDAKNSTSSDIHHNTHPELPQQHVCKEEEVLTDQQVCNQERNSSLDQEDPEPPEIKEEQEELCTSREGEQLVLKVETDTVMLTPTYEESDHSEAEPKSDHQLLSNNSHVAESQDQKGGKHGDSGSAGDGEPKQKKRHYRSKSHSDDAENSTSSDIHHNTHPELPQQHVCKEEEVLADQQVCNQERNSSLDQEDPEPPEIKEEQEELCTSREGEQLVLKVETDTVMLTPTYEESDHSAAEPKSDHQLLSNTSHVAESQDQKGGKHGDSGSAGDGEPKQKKRHQGSKRHSDNAKNSTSSDIRHNIQPGKKSFKCGTCGKAFKFSSRLNTHLRTHRGEKPYSCQTCGKTFRCPGHLTVHMRTHRGEKPYSCQTCGKAFSRSESLTVHMRIHRGEKPYSCKTCGKTFTLNSSLTVHMTTHTGEMPYSCQTCGKAFRSRGVLNLHMTIHTGEKPYTCKTCGKAFSQSAHLTVHMRTHTGEKPYSCQTCGKAFSRSESLRVHMRTHTGEKPFSCKICGKAFSLNSPLTVHMRTHTGEKPYSCQTCGKTFKSRGELTLHMAIHTGEKPYACKTCGKAFSRSARLTVHMRIHTGEKPFSCQTCGKTFKTRGELNLHMAIHTGEKPYACKTCGKAFSRSAHLTVHMRIHTGEKPYTCKTCGKAFGRSAHLTRHMRTHTGEKP; this is encoded by the exons ATGTTTACCCcaacttatgaggaaagtgacaacagtgaagcagaaccaaaaagtgaccaccagctcctctctaacaactctcatgtagctgagagccaagatcagaaaggaggaaaacatggagattcaggatcagctggagatggagagccaaaacaaaagaaaagacatcagggaagcaaaagtcacagtgatgatgcaaaaaactctacctcatcagacattcaccataacactcacccag agctcccacagcaacatgtctgtaaggaggaggaggttctcaCTGACCAGCAGGTTTgtaaccaggagaggaactccagtctggaccaagaggacccagagcctccagagattaaagaggaacaggaggaactctgcaccagtcgggagggagagcagcttgtactgaaggttgagacggataccgtcatgttgactccaacttatgaggaaagtgaccacagtgaagcagaaccaaaaagtgaccaccagctcctctccaacaactctcatgtagctgagagccaagatcagaaaggaggaaaacatggagattcaggatcagctggagatggagagccaaaacaaaagaaaagacattacagaagcaaaagtcacagtgatgatgcagaaaactctacctcatcagacattcaccataacactcacccag agctcccacagcaacatgtctgtaaggaggaggaggttctcgCTGACCAGCAGGTCTgtaaccaggagaggaactccagtctggaccaagaggacccagagcctccagagattaaagaggaacaggaggaactctgcaccagtcgggagggagagcagcttgtactgaaggttgagacggataccgtcatgttgactccaacttatgaggaaagcgaccacagtgcagcagaaccaaaaagtgaccaccagctcctctctaacacctctcatgtagctgagagccaagatcagaaaggaggaaaacatggagattcaggatcagctggagatggagagccaaaacaaaagaaaagacatcaagGAAGCAAAAGACACAGtgataatgcaaaaaactcTACCTCATCAGACATTCGGCATAACATTCAACCAggtaaaaagtctttcaaatgtgGCACATGTGGAAAGGCTTTTAAGTTCTCATCCCGATTGAATACACACCTAAGAACCCACagaggtgagaagccttattcttgccaaacatgtgggaagactttcaggtGTCCTGgtcacttaacagtccacatgagaacccacagaggtgagaagccttattcttgccaaacatgtggaAAAGCTTTCAGCCGAAGTGAATCCTTAACagttcacatgagaatccacagaggtgagaaaccgtattcttgcaaaacatgtgggaagactttcaccCTAAATTCATCCTTAACGGTCCATATGACAACCCACACTGGTGAGATGccttattcttgccaaacatgtgggaaagctttcaggaGTCGTGGTGTATTGAATCTGCACATGacaatccacacaggtgagaagccgtatacttgcaaaacatgtgggaaagctttcagccaaaGTGCTCatttaacagtccacatgagaacccacacaggtgagaagccttattcttgccaaacatgtgggaaagctttcagccgaAGTGAATCCTTAAGAGttcacatgagaacccacacaggtgagaaaccatTTTCTTGCAAAatatgtgggaaagctttcagcctAAATTCAcccttaacagtccacatgagaacccacacaggtgagaagccgtattcttgccaaacatgtgggaagactttcaagagTCGTGGTGAATTGACTCTGCACATGGcaatccacactggtgagaagccgtatgcttgcaaaacatgtgggaaagctttcagccgaAGTGCTCgcttaacagtccacatgagaatccacacaggtgagaagccgttttcttgccaaacatgtgggaagactttcaagactCGTGGTGAATTGAATCTGCACATGGcaatccacactggtgagaagccgtatgcttgcaaaacatgtgggaaagctttcagccgaagtgctcacttaacagtccacatgagaatccacactggtgagaagccatatacttgcaaaacatgtgggaaagcttttgGCCGAAGTGCTCACTTAACTCgtcacatgagaacccacactggtgagaagccaTAA